The genomic region GGTGACGATCGCGGCCTTGACCGGTGCGGGCGGTATCGGCAAGACCTGCCTGGCTCTGCACTGGGCTCACCAGCACGCCCACCGCTTCCCCGACGGACAGCTGTTCGTGGACCTGCGCGGCTTCTCCCCACCAGGACAACCGATGCCCCCGGAAGCAGCGGTGCGCGGGTTTCTCGACGCACTTGGGGCCGATCCCGCCCGCATGCCCAGAGACCTGCACGCCCAGGCCGCCCTCTACCGCAGCCTGGTGGCCGGTAAGCGAGTGCTGATCGTGCTGGACAACGCGGCCACGCTCGACCAGCTCAGGCCGCTGCTGCCCGGGACTTTCGGCTGCATGGTGGTGGTGACGAGCCGACTGCGCCTCACCGGGCTGGTCACCACCCACGGCGCCCACCCGATCCAGCCCGAGGTCCTCACCCCGGCCGAGGCGCACCACCTGCTCGCCACCCGCCTCGGGGCTGACCGGGTCCGCGCCGAACCGGACGCGGTGACCGGCCTGCTCGCCGCCTGCGGCGGGTTTCCTCTGGCCCTGGCCATCGTGGCCGGCCGCGCCCGCAGCTTCCCGCGCACACCGCTGGCGACCCTGGCCGCTGAGCTGCGCACTGCCGTCAGCGGGCTTGACGCCTTCGACAACATCGACCCGGCCACCAGCCTGCCCGCCGTCCTGTCCTGGTCCTACCGGGCACTGACTGCCTGGCAACGCGAGGCGTTCGGTTTGCTGGGCATCGCTCCAGGACCCGACATCGGCCTTGCTGCCGTGGCCAGCCTCACCGCCCAGCCGCCGGCACCCGCGCGACGGGTGTTGCGCGAACTGGAGGAGGTGTCCCTGCTCGAGCACGACGGACACGGCCGCTGGCGGATGCACGACCTCATCCGCGCCGACGCCACCGCCGCGGCCGAGCGAGATCTCACCGACGAGATCCGCGCAGCGGCGCTGCGCCGGGTGGTCGACTCCTACCTGCACACCGCCCACGCCGCCGACCGCCTGCTCAACCCCCACCGCCAGCCCACCACGCCGGCCCCGGCCGCGGCCGGCAGCCACTGCCACGATCTCACCGACCACGCCGCGGCGCTGGCGTGGTTCGACGCCGAGCACACCAACCTGCTGGCCGCCCAGCGCGCGGCCGCCGACCACGGGTGGCACCGGGCCGTGGCGGACCTGGCGTGGACGCTGGTCAGCTACCACGACCGGCGGGGACACCTGCAGGACCGCATCACCGCCTGGCAGGCGGTGCTGGCGATCCCGGCGCCGGTGCCCGCGGCGATGCGCATCCGCGCGCACCGGCACCTCGGGCGCGCCTACGCTGACCTGGGGCGTCCCGACGCGGCGATCGAACAGCTGCGCCGGGGCCTGGTCCTGGCGCAGGACTGCGGTGACCGCACCCAGGTGGCCCATTGCCACCGGGATCTAGGTTCGGCCTGGGGATCCCGGGGAGACAACCGCAAGGCATTGGCGTACGCCACCCAGGCGCTGGCGTTGTTCCGGGCACTCGGGTCACCGGTGTGGGAGGCCAATGCGCTGCACCAGGCGGCCCGGTACGCCGTCCACCTGGGCGAGCACGACACCGCCCGTGCCCACGGCCAGGCCGCCCTCGCCTTGCACCGCCGCCACGGCAATCCCGCCGGCACGGCGGCCGCGCTGGAAAGCCTCGGCGTGCTTGAGCACGTCAGCGGAAACCACGACCGGGCGGTTGAGCACTACGAGCAGGCCTTGGCGCTGCGCCGCGAACTCGGCGACAGCTACCGTTGCGCTGGCACTCTCGACCAGCTCGGTCAGTCCCTCGCCGCCCTGGGCAGGCACGAGCGGGCCCGTGCGGTGTGGCGGGAGGCGCTGGAGCTGTACCGGGAGCAGAACCGCGGCGGCGACAGCGAACGGGTGCAGCAGCGCCTGGACAACCTCGGCGCGTGCGATGACAGCGGCGGTCATCCGACCCTGGATGAGGGAACCGTCCCGTAGGTGCTTCCGCAGCTGCCGAACGGGTCCGCGCCGGCGGGGACGTAGATGTGCCCGACGGACTCGATATCCGTGGGGCAAAGGAGTGTCCGAGACCGAGTTGAACCACCTCCCCAACCTGATGTACGCCACTGACCTGCAGCTTCCTTGTGTCAGCGCCGCAGGTACCGACTCGAGGAACTCGTCCCGGAAACCTCGCCACATCACCGAACAGCAGCATTCGTCACGGCGAGGTGATAGCTACCGCGCAACGCGGTCAGCGCGTCATGGTTGCCGCGCCGACCGCGTGCTCGACGTGCATCCGCAGCTCCACCTCACTCACCAGGCACGTGCCGATCACCGCGACACAGGCCGGCCCGACTACAACCGCACGGAGCTCACTTCCAGCGCCGCGGCCGACCGGTCACAGCCGACCGGATTCGTGTGCCACCCCGCAAGCGAGTTGGTGATCAACTCAGGAGCAGTTTCGCGGCCACCGTCGCCCCGTCGGCCCGCACCGTGCCGGCCACGGCCCGCGCCCGCGCCCGGGTCTCCCGCGCCAGGGCGGTGGTCAGCGCGGCGGACAGAGAGTCCACGGTCGGCGTCGGACCGTCGTGGGCCGCACCGATGCCCAGCTCGGCCACCCGCGCGGCGAACAGCGGCTGGTCCGCGATCTGCGGCACCACCACCTGCGGCGCGCCCGCGTGGGTCGCGGTCGTCGTGGTGCCGGCGCCACCGTGGTGCACGACCGCGGCCACCCGGCGGAACAGCGCCTGCTGGTTGACCTCGCCGACGACGAAGCAGTCGTCGCGGTCATCGATCGGGACCAGGTCCGCCCAGCCGCGGGCCAGGACCACGCGGCGGCCCACCGCCCGGATCGCCTCGATGGTCACCCGGCCGATGTCCTTCGGGACGTAGGAGGCCATGCTGCCGAAGCCCGCGTACACCGGTGCTTCGCCGGCGGCCAGGAAGGCCTCGAGGTCGTCCTGGAGCGGGCGGTCATCCGGCAGGATCCACGCTCCGGTCTGCACGACGTCAAGATCCGTGAGGCCCTCCGGCGGACACAGCACCGGGTCCGCCGCCAGCCACGGCCGCTCGGTGAAGATGTGGTCGCGGACGTTGTCCACCGGCGGGAGGCCGATCTCGGCCCGGTGGCGGTTGAGCGGCTCGCGGTACAACGCGTTCGCCCGCTCGGCGCCGGCGTCCGGCTCCCCGGTGCCCCGACGTGGCGGCAGGCCGTAGGTCTGGAGGCAGGCGAAGACGTAGCGCAGGCCCAGTTTCTCGGCCACATCCCGCGCGCCGGCCGGCATCAGGCCGGTCGCCAGCAGCGCGTCACACCCCTCGGCGGCCGCCATGAGCGTGTCGAACCGCGCCGCGACCAGTTCGGCAGCGAACCGCCGCGCGTCGTCGGGGGTCGGTGGCTTCGCGCCGCCGACCAGCGAGCGCACCGACGAGCCGAGCGGCACGTGCGGCACGCCCACCCGCGCCAGCAGCGCCGCGAAGTCCTCATCCGGCGGCGCGACCACCCGTACCTCCGCGCCCAGGCCCCGCAACGCCACCGCGAGCCCCACCACCGGTTCGACGTCCCCACGCGATCCCACGGTGGTCAGCACTACCCGCATTTCGATCCTCTTTTCCCAGGTCACGGCTCCAAGCCGGGCAAGTCTGAAGCACGGCCCGGGTCTTGTGGCAAGCCCCCCGGTGCGCTATACGTTGAAGGGGGCAGGGAGCGCGGACTCGGCCAGAGCAGGCGCATGGCGTAGCGCATGAGGCCGCTGTAGCCCACCGACGTGATCCACACCCGCAGTCCCGACCTCGGCGCCTCGATCATCTTGCCGTCGCCGATGCAGAGGGCCACGCCCATGCACCTTCGCCAGGAAAGCACGACAATTCCCGCCCCGCTCGCCCTGCCCGGGCTGGGCGGCCACCCAGCGGCACGCCTGCTCGACTGACTTTGGCACCGGGTGCTGTGAGTCCCCGGTTCACGATACGTCGAGGACGCCGGCGGCCACCTGACGGAGCGCGGCGGCCAGCCGCTCGCCCTCGCCCTGTGCCAGCAGGCGCAGGGTCGGTTCGGTGTTCAGCCCGGCGAGCAGGAGATCGACGACCACCTCGGCGTCCAGTTCCGGGATGTGCCTCGGCGAGCAGTGCGCTGATGTGCCTGTGCCAGGACCGGTAGACGGGGTGCTCCTCGCCGTGCGGGCGCGGGGCGGCGGTGACGACCTGGCCGAGCGCGGCGAGCAGGCCCCTGTTGCGGCCGACGACCTCGAACACGGCGGTCAGGAACGCGAGCAGCCGCCCACCAGAGCCGCCGCGGAGTGGGCTTCATGGAGGACAACGGTCGCCTGCGGGGTCCGCGGGCGAGGGATCTGTTCCGGTGTCGGTGTCGGTGGGGAGAAGTGCGCGGTGGTGGGCTGGTTGATCAGCGCCCCGGTGCGGGCGCGAGCTGTTGTCGGTGCGGTCAACGCCTGGCGCACCCGCCACGACCCGCTCTGCCCGGAGCAGGAGTAACACCCGCCAGCCGCAGCCCGGCGTGGGCGAGAACTCGCCTCCGCCCGGCGGCGCACCGGCCCCCAGGTAGCGGCACCAGTCGGCAAGCCCGGCGCGCAGTACCGGATCTCATCGGGGTGCCACCGCTGCGCGCTTGGGGTGGGCGGCCCAGAGGTAGCGCATGGCCGTGCTCACCGGCACGCCGAAGATCCTGCACCGCGAGAGGCAACGATCACGCCACGGCATCCCCACGGGCGTAACCCACGGGGCTGTTCGACCGAATGCCAGAGTACGGATGTGAGTCTCCGCAGGCAGCAGCCCGCGTCGGTCATGGCTCCCTGACCCAGCAGGAGGACGGTGATCTCCGGACAGAACGGACCCCCATGCGCAGGACACCTCAGGACCGCGTCCTCCTCTGAGTAGAAATAAACCTCCACCCGCCATGTGTGCGTAAATTGTCACCGCACGCATAGCATTCCGTTGTGCCTTGACCAGATCGCCGAGACGCGCCAAAAATTTTGTTCTTCCGCAATGAGTTTTCGTGGCGTATGGTCTAATGTGGAACATCAACAGCTACCGGTTCCGTCATAGTCGGAACGTATTCTCGACCGTGTGCCGGAACGGTGGATGAATATATGAAGGAGAGAGTCATGGCTAAGATGATGATCAAAACTGGTTTCGTGGGCGTGGCAGCCGCAGCCCTGCTGACCGTGGGCGGCACTTCGGCGCTCGCCGACCCGATCGCCGAAGTTGACGCGAGTCTCCTAGGTGTGAATGTCGCAGCCAATGGCCAGCTGAGCGACGCCGAGGTCTCCCTGGTCGCCGGAGCCGATACTGGCCTCGGCACCGTCGATGCCCGTGGCAACGTCGACGTCAACCGCCTCCTCGGCCGTTGACAGATCACCGTGGCCTGATCGTCACCGGTGACGCTGACGTGGAGGGGGGTGCTGTCGGGGTACCCATTTCCGACAGCGCCCCCTCGGCAGGGAACCTCGGTTCGCGACCACAGGAAAGCCGCACATGCACGGCAGAAGCCAGGTCTCGATGACCTCACTCGGTTCATGCTGCGGGATGTGAGAACTGTGCTTCCGTCAATTCCTGCCTAAATGGCGGCATGCCCGAAGGTCGCCGCAGTGCAGTCCTGGCGGGCCACCAGAACGAGAGCCCTGCACCCAAGCGGTTATCCGTCGAATCGCCGGGTCGCCGAACGGCACGACAAGGAGCGCGCCACTCGGCACGGCCGGTTTGTACTTTGGCTGGCGCTTCGTGGTGCCGTGTTCGTTGGCCAGTTCGAGCATGGACAGGAAGTCGCGATCACTGATCTCATCGCAGCCGCAAGCACGCTGGATGAACTGCCGTTCCTCGCACAGTCCGCAGTAGCCGACGGATTCTGCAAACCCGTGGTGACGGGATCAAGCAGACCGAGGTAGGCAGCGCGGACCGAGCGCGTAGTCGCGGACAACAGCGCGCCCAGCTTCTCTGCATGTGTCAAGGACGCTGAAGCCATGCCCGGAGACGTCGATTCTGGTGCCAAGTAGGCAGCGAGATGACCGGGTAGACTTTCCGCAGGTCAGGCCAGCATCATGATTCGCATGAACACCTGCCTTGTGCAGGGATGTGACATTCTTGTGTCCGAGGGGGAACTTGAACCCGGCAGCACGTGAAATCTCCCAAATATTGGGGAATCACGCAGTCAGGATACCTCTTCATGCTGCGGGCGCGCGATGGCGGCCACCGCCCTCCGTGGGTGGCGACCGACTCCTTCTGTAAGTCGTATGTTGCTGGTTGAACGTGTCGACGGCGGACGGTGGTCGGCAAATCCGGGCGTTCGCCGAGCGACGGGTGCTTGTGGCGGCGGCGCTGGTGGTGCACGTCGCCGGTGAGCCCCAGCCTGTTACGGCCTTCGTGGCGAAGCCAGGCGACCGCGAGTGGTGCGTGAGGTCGGCGGCGCTGTTTCCGGGGAAGGCTCGCGCTCCTGCACTTCCTGGAGTGCGCGGAACGTTGGTGACGGCGAATGCCGCCACGTCGTCGTCCCTGCCATGGAGGACCGCCCGCGCGGGGACGAACTGCACGACTGGCGAGCAACCTGGCGCGTGGTCAGGGCCACCCCGCCTGCGCGGGGACGACCGGCCGCGGTTCCGGATCGCCGCGGCGATCGGTGGACCACCCCTGCCTGCGCGGGGACGACCCGACTGCCGACCAGTACTTCCTGACCAAGTCCGGACCAGCCCCGCCTGCGCGGGGACGACGCGGTGGCCGAGCAGAGCCAGCTCACCGATCGGGGACCACCCCCGCCTGCGCGGGGACGACTGCCCGTAAAGGTGAGCTGCGAGCTCCTTGGGGGGACCACCCCCGCCTGCGCGGGGACGACCGGGCTAGTTCACTGGTCTGGGGCCGCGAGCAGGGACCACCCCCGCCTGCGCGGGGACGACACTTTCTGACCTGCGGCTCTGTGGGTGCTGGAGCGGTTTCTCATTCACTTTCGGCAGGCTGTGGTTCATCTTCGTCCGAAGCGTCGGCGTTTGCTGGCATCGTTCCACCCCGGTCTACCGACCACCCCGTCTGGGTGGCCGCCCGCGTTTCGGGGGTGGGGCGGAGCATCAGGTTGATGCCCTCGAGGTCCACCGGGACCCAGTTGTGCTCGGCGCTTCCGGACCGGTTTCGCGCGGTGAAACTGGGAACGGCCCGGTCGCCGAGCCCGGCGCGACCACCTTGGCGGGACCAGCCCCGCCTGCGCGGGGACGACGCGATCTGCTCTGGCAGGACCGTCATCTGTTGCTCGTCGCGGCCGTTGACCAGCCGCAGGCCCCACGTGGTTGATCCTGGCCGAGCCGCACCCGGCTACCGAAGCCCGGCCGCAGCTTCGCAGGACTGTGAAACGTCGGAAGAAGGCACCGCGCCGGAGACCAACTGGGCCGAGTACGCCCCGGCCGTGCACCGCTGGGAAGCCGTAGTCGGGCGCCGAACCCCAGACCCCACCCAGCTCGGCAAACCCGTGCTATCGCCAGCCTTCGTCGAACACCTCATGGGCCTGCCACCCGGCTGGGTCGCCGACCTCGACCTGCCCCGCACCGCCCAGTTGCGCGCCCTGGGCAACGGCGTGGTGCCCCAGCAGGTCGCCTACGCACTCACCGCCCTCCTGGCCGACTTCGCCGCACTCACCCGGGGCGAGCACCGCGGGTGCACAGCGAAGGCGGTGCGGGCGGCATGCCCAGGCGCACCGAGTTCCCAGGTTCCGGCCCAGCGCTGCGACTGCTGTCACTTCGCGTGGAGGAGAAACGATCAGCCAAGCAACCAGCGGAACTGACCGCTGCTTCCGAGCTCCTCAACCGCCCGTTCGACCGATCCTCGGTCAGTTCCCGGACCGTGATGACGTTTTTCTCGTAGAGCCTGACCGCCCTGGCGCTCGATCGGGCGGCCGCGACCCGCGAGGGGTGCTGGGGCGGATGGCGGCGCGTCAGTGATTCAACGCCTGCTCATGTCGGGCCAAGCGAGGGATGGCTGCTCGGTGCGTGCTGGTCGAGCAGTGCGCCAAAGATCTGGCGGCCCAAATGTTCGGCGGTGGTGGTGTCGAGGAGTTCGCCGGGGGTGCTGGGGTGCTTGCTCATCCAGAGGTGGGCAGTGGCTGGGGTGGTGAAGGCGTTGATGTCGTCGCAGCAGCAGTCAGCTGACGGTCCAGTGCCGGTGGCCGCGCTGGAGAACACGACCGCGGTGGCGGGTTCCCAGTTGTAGCGTCCGTTGTGGACGGTTATGACAACCCGATCACCGGTGACCGGGTCGATGGAGGTGATGGTCGCGTCCGTGCCGAGCATCGCCGGCATGCCGAGGGCGTCGATGGCGCACATGGCTGACACCGTCAGGCCGGTGGCGAGCCGGACGTGGTGGCGGGTCGGGACCGAGGAGAACGGGTAGGCGATCCTGATCGCTCCTGCCGGGTCAAGACGGATCACGTCCGCGTCGTGCAAGCGCGTCAGAACTGAGTCCGCAGTGGCGCCTTCGGATGCCGCGACCGGCTGGAGCTGTTCCCGGGACGGGGGCCGGCCGGTGGCGGCGAACGCCCGCAGGATCGCCTGGTGCACCGCGTACGCGGCCGGGTCGTCAGGTGCGGTGCGGGCACGCCACACCCGCAGGTCCTCCGCTGAGGAGATGACGTTCCCGGCCAAGTCGCAGCAGTCCGACGATCCCGGCATCGCCGGGCCGTGGGCGGACCGCGGCGGGGGAGTGCTCAGCGGGCCGAGGGCGGCGCGGAGCTGCGACGGTGTCGGCGTGCCCGTCGGGCTTCCCTGTTCGTCGCGGTAGATCCGGCACGACACGTTGGGTGTCTGGCCGGGTTCGGCGAAGGGGTCGGCACCGTCGACGAGCAGGGTCGGCGAGCCGTTCATGCCGGTCTGTGCGGCCTGCTCGGCGGTGTCGACCACCTCGATGGTGACGGTGACGTCCTCGCGGCCGGAGAGCACCTCGGCCAGCCGCTGCCGGAGCGGAGCGAGGTTCGGGCAGTCCGGGACGGCCAGGATCCGTAGTTTCACGACGATTCTCCGGTCTGCTCGTGCAGGGTGTGCAGCAGGGTGCAGCCACGGTCGTTGCGCGGTAGGTCGCAACGGTCCACCAACTCGCTCAGGGAGTTCCGCATCCGGATCAGGTCCGTGACCCGGTCCTCGATGTCGGCCAACCGGGCCGCTGCCAGCGTCCGCGCGGCATCGCAGGACGTCGGCCCGCCGTCGGCCAGGTGCAGCATCTCCTCGGTCTCGTCCAAGGTGAACCCGAGCGCCTGGGCACGTTTGATGAACCGCAGCCGCAACAAGGCCTCGGCAGGGTACTCGCGATAGCCCGACGTCGACCGCGCCGGCGGGGCCAACAGGCCCCGGCGCTCGTAGTACCGCAGCGTTTGCGGATTCACCCCGGCCTGCTGGGCCAGTTCACCGGTGCGCACGAGGTCAGCATGAACCCTGTACCCGGGTACAAGGCAAGAGCCCGTGGCATCCGGCACTGACCGGTGCCGTGCCGATCTGCGTGATCCTCTTGACGAGGAGGCATTCGCCCGCCTGCTGATACCGATCGGGATCCATGGCGAGCGGCAGCCGCGTCATGAGTTGCGGTGTGTGGTCACAGACCGATCTGGAGTTGCACTACCTGTGGTAACGAGACCAGTCTGTGCTCCTCGTCCATTGTGGTCGGTCGTAGCGTGCCGTGGATGACAGCCCTCTGGACCCGGATTCACGCCCAGCTCAGCCTCCCACCGTCCGAGCTGACCTACGAGATGGTGCGGGAAGCCGTGGCACAGAAGGTTTGTGCCACTGACGATCTGCGCTGGATACCATCGATGCCATCGCCCGGCAGCGAAGACGGGCACGACTTCGGCACCGCCGTCGCGGCGCTGGCCAACGCCGAGGGCGGGATCGTCGTTGTCGGGGTGACCGACGTGGACGGTGCCGCTGAGAAGATCATCCCCGTTCCGGTTGACCTTGCGCCGCAACGCGAACTACGTGCGCTGGCCGCCTCCTGCGTCAGGCCCCTGGTCGACGGGATGGTCATCGCGCCGTTGGCCGCGGGCACTGGCGAGGGTGGTGTGCTGGTTGTCGCCGTGCCGGGCAGTGTGGACGCGCCGCATGTCGTCGGGGAGTTGTCCGCGTTGGGGGCACCGTACTTTGCCGGAGCGGACCTCCGATGGATGAGCGAGCACCAGCTCGCCCAGGCCTACCGCAACCGCTTTCGCGCCGCGGCGGACCAACGGGACGCCATCGCCGAACTTACCGCCCGCGCGGATGCGCTGATCGAGCCGGCGGAGCGCACATGGCTGGTGGTGACGGCCGTTCCTGCCAGGAACGGGAAAGCCGCATCACCGCCTCTACCGCGCGCGGAGGTCGCAGCGGTGCTGGAGGCTGGCCTGAAGCTGGGGCACGAGGCGTACCCGATACGAGGCGACCGCTTCGACGTCCTGAGGTTGTTGTCCTCAGACGCCATCCGCAATCCGAGAACCGGCCTGCGATGCTGGGTGGTCCGGTCGAACCACTACGCCGAACCACTCGAGCGTGACGACCTGGTTCATGTTGAGCTGCACCAAGACGGCTCCGTGCTCATGGCGGTCGCGGTCGACAAGTTGGTGCTCCGCGAGGAACAGGCCGCTGTGGGCAGGCGTGTTCCGGTCAAGGCGGTCGAGGCTGTTGTCATGGAGGCGGTGGCGGTCGCGTCGGCGTACAGCCGCAATCGTGGGCGCACGAGCTTGCTCCGCACGCGGGTGGAGTTCCGCACCGCCGAGACGGATGTTGCCCTGCTGGCGGTGGACAGCATCGGGTACATGTCGAACTTCATGCAGGTGGTGCCGGGCTCCCGGGCGGTACGCCGGCCGGTGGCCGTCGAGGCGGAGCTCGACCCGATCGGCGAGGTCGACTCGCTGCGCGGGTTCGCAGGCCGGCTCGCCCAGGACATCCTGCACCAGTTCGGCGTCGAGCGGTGCGCGCTCCTGGGCTGACCGCTCAACCGGTGAGGAACCGCACCAAGGTCGCGTTCAGCTCGGCCGCGGAGTCGAACATGCCGTTGGCGTGCCCCACCCCGGCCAGCACCACGAACTGCGCCCCGGTGATCGCCCGCGCCGCCTCCCGCGCGCTGGCGGGCGGAAAAGCGAGATCGTGCTCGAAGGCCACGATCAGGCACCGGGT from Crossiella sp. CA-258035 harbors:
- a CDS encoding MerR family transcriptional regulator, with the translated sequence MRTGELAQQAGVNPQTLRYYERRGLLAPPARSTSGYREYPAEALLRLRFIKRAQALGFTLDETEEMLHLADGGPTSCDAARTLAAARLADIEDRVTDLIRMRNSLSELVDRCDLPRNDRGCTLLHTLHEQTGESS
- a CDS encoding tetratricopeptide repeat protein, with amino-acid sequence MTVHQQGDEGADSGDARVPPGRQLPTAGEYVDVQNTVVAAVLPGVVTQAHTINTVNIHHHPPAEAVRPVPRQLPATLPGFVGRTAELAALTSALEQQADGGTVTIAALTGAGGIGKTCLALHWAHQHAHRFPDGQLFVDLRGFSPPGQPMPPEAAVRGFLDALGADPARMPRDLHAQAALYRSLVAGKRVLIVLDNAATLDQLRPLLPGTFGCMVVVTSRLRLTGLVTTHGAHPIQPEVLTPAEAHHLLATRLGADRVRAEPDAVTGLLAACGGFPLALAIVAGRARSFPRTPLATLAAELRTAVSGLDAFDNIDPATSLPAVLSWSYRALTAWQREAFGLLGIAPGPDIGLAAVASLTAQPPAPARRVLRELEEVSLLEHDGHGRWRMHDLIRADATAAAERDLTDEIRAAALRRVVDSYLHTAHAADRLLNPHRQPTTPAPAAAGSHCHDLTDHAAALAWFDAEHTNLLAAQRAAADHGWHRAVADLAWTLVSYHDRRGHLQDRITAWQAVLAIPAPVPAAMRIRAHRHLGRAYADLGRPDAAIEQLRRGLVLAQDCGDRTQVAHCHRDLGSAWGSRGDNRKALAYATQALALFRALGSPVWEANALHQAARYAVHLGEHDTARAHGQAALALHRRHGNPAGTAAALESLGVLEHVSGNHDRAVEHYEQALALRRELGDSYRCAGTLDQLGQSLAALGRHERARAVWREALELYREQNRGGDSERVQQRLDNLGACDDSGGHPTLDEGTVP
- a CDS encoding alkylmercury lyase family protein; this translates as MLSGREDVTVTIEVVDTAEQAAQTGMNGSPTLLVDGADPFAEPGQTPNVSCRIYRDEQGSPTGTPTPSQLRAALGPLSTPPPRSAHGPAMPGSSDCCDLAGNVISSAEDLRVWRARTAPDDPAAYAVHQAILRAFAATGRPPSREQLQPVAASEGATADSVLTRLHDADVIRLDPAGAIRIAYPFSSVPTRHHVRLATGLTVSAMCAIDALGMPAMLGTDATITSIDPVTGDRVVITVHNGRYNWEPATAVVFSSAATGTGPSADCCCDDINAFTTPATAHLWMSKHPSTPGELLDTTTAEHLGRQIFGALLDQHAPSSHPSLGPT
- a CDS encoding glycosyltransferase is translated as MRVVLTTVGSRGDVEPVVGLAVALRGLGAEVRVVAPPDEDFAALLARVGVPHVPLGSSVRSLVGGAKPPTPDDARRFAAELVAARFDTLMAAAEGCDALLATGLMPAGARDVAEKLGLRYVFACLQTYGLPPRRGTGEPDAGAERANALYREPLNRHRAEIGLPPVDNVRDHIFTERPWLAADPVLCPPEGLTDLDVVQTGAWILPDDRPLQDDLEAFLAAGEAPVYAGFGSMASYVPKDIGRVTIEAIRAVGRRVVLARGWADLVPIDDRDDCFVVGEVNQQALFRRVAAVVHHGGAGTTTTATHAGAPQVVVPQIADQPLFAARVAELGIGAAHDGPTPTVDSLSAALTTALARETRARARAVAGTVRADGATVAAKLLLS